Proteins from one Mycobacterium adipatum genomic window:
- a CDS encoding MerR family transcriptional regulator: MGAQVSIGDFAVMTSLSRKALRHYHDIGILEPAHIDPYTGYRFYDTSQVDHAHIIRRFRSLGMSIPDIKALLSTDDAGARTDIITTHLEQMEAQLQQTRDTVGALRELLSPVSTPASVTVRHEPELAVWSVSATIDVSAIDDWFMASLQTLHQAIATATGTPTAVVPGGLYERGLFLEQHGSATMFVAAPPSADAPEGIHAEVFPKAEFAVLTHPGGHDGIDRSYAALGIYVNEHLISSQGPIREHYLGGTATDPGRFTATEICWPIFNTIASPERQQ, translated from the coding sequence ATGGGCGCACAGGTCTCGATCGGGGACTTCGCGGTGATGACTAGCCTGAGCAGAAAGGCGCTACGCCACTACCACGACATCGGCATTCTCGAACCCGCCCACATCGACCCCTACACCGGCTACCGCTTCTACGACACCAGCCAGGTCGACCATGCGCACATCATTCGTCGGTTCCGCTCCCTGGGCATGTCCATTCCCGACATCAAGGCGCTGCTGAGCACCGACGACGCCGGCGCCCGCACCGACATCATCACCACCCATCTCGAACAGATGGAGGCACAGCTGCAGCAGACCCGGGACACCGTGGGTGCGCTGCGCGAATTGCTTTCCCCCGTCAGCACTCCCGCTTCCGTCACGGTGCGCCACGAACCGGAACTAGCCGTGTGGTCGGTCAGCGCCACCATCGATGTCTCCGCGATCGACGACTGGTTCATGGCGTCACTGCAGACCCTGCACCAGGCCATCGCCACGGCCACAGGCACACCGACCGCGGTGGTACCGGGCGGCCTCTACGAGCGCGGGCTCTTTCTCGAACAGCACGGCAGCGCAACCATGTTCGTCGCAGCACCACCGTCGGCGGACGCCCCCGAGGGCATCCACGCCGAGGTCTTCCCCAAGGCTGAGTTCGCGGTGCTCACCCATCCCGGCGGTCACGACGGCATCGACCGCAGTTACGCGGCGCTGGGGATCTATGTCAACGAGCACCTGATCAGCAGCCAGGGACCCATCCGCGAACACTACCTGGGCGGAACGGCAACAGATCCGGGAAGGTTCACCGCCACCGAGATCTGCTGGCCGATCTTCAACACCATCGCGTCGCCAGAACGACAGCAGTAA
- a CDS encoding YaeQ family protein, with translation MALSATVFKVELGVSDVDHGYYADHTLTVARHPSETDERMVVRLLAFGLRAHRLSDVDGELAFGAGLSTPGVPDLRLADYTGRMLEWINVGQPDERVLGKAAGQADQVVLFPFAAGVSTWWRTVGPKVAGLPNLSVLQIPHAPVQELAQTVDRRFSAQVMVIESQVTMTVGGVDVSFTPEPLQ, from the coding sequence GTGGCCCTTTCTGCAACAGTGTTCAAAGTCGAACTCGGCGTCTCCGATGTCGACCACGGCTACTACGCCGATCACACGCTGACGGTCGCCCGTCATCCCAGCGAGACCGACGAGCGGATGGTGGTGCGGTTGTTGGCGTTCGGGCTGCGCGCGCACCGGCTCAGCGACGTCGACGGTGAGTTGGCGTTCGGCGCCGGCCTGTCCACCCCGGGGGTCCCGGATCTGCGGCTTGCCGACTACACGGGCCGGATGCTGGAGTGGATCAACGTCGGCCAGCCCGACGAACGCGTCTTGGGCAAGGCGGCCGGCCAAGCCGACCAGGTGGTGCTTTTCCCGTTCGCCGCCGGCGTGAGCACCTGGTGGCGCACTGTCGGCCCCAAAGTGGCGGGGCTGCCCAACCTGTCGGTGCTGCAGATTCCGCACGCGCCCGTGCAAGAACTGGCCCAGACCGTTGACCGACGGTTCTCCGCGCAGGTGATGGTGATCGAGAGCCAGGTGACGATGACCGTGGGCGGGGTCGACGTCAGCTTCACGCCCGAGCCGTTGCAGTGA
- a CDS encoding methyltransferase, whose product MATTPLPVVLATLALRRKLKRLADRLVPPQIAMLDLGEGVGGVQIAAAIAELGIADVLADGSMTASQIAARVGCDEETTHRLLRGAVACDLCTMDDHTGAVTLTRMGAVLRSDHPASLRAWMRYKGMRSTVDAWSGLADSVRTGRSAFESVHGMSVWDWYAEHPDEHSVFAATMRQATEISARAIAGVYPWPDGAVVCDVAGGIGTLLSVIVSESGANLRGILVDSAAMVSEAQRVLTERGVAGRVERVAGDIFRAVPATADVYLLKDVLHDWDDQRCAEILATVAASMPRGSKLVVIEYLQPRNRPNPFSPLLDLHTLTQRDGGRLRSSDELSELLTSAGLRPTGRTFSVVPHDLVEAEKI is encoded by the coding sequence ATGGCAACGACGCCGCTCCCGGTGGTACTGGCCACGCTCGCCCTCCGACGCAAGCTCAAGCGGCTCGCCGACAGGCTGGTGCCGCCGCAGATCGCGATGCTGGACCTTGGGGAAGGTGTCGGTGGGGTCCAGATCGCCGCTGCGATAGCCGAACTCGGGATCGCCGACGTGCTCGCCGACGGGTCGATGACCGCATCGCAGATCGCCGCCCGGGTCGGCTGCGACGAAGAGACCACGCACCGGCTGTTGCGCGGGGCCGTCGCGTGTGACCTGTGCACCATGGACGACCACACCGGTGCGGTGACGCTGACCCGGATGGGCGCGGTGTTGCGCAGCGACCATCCGGCGTCGCTGCGCGCCTGGATGCGCTACAAGGGGATGCGATCGACCGTCGACGCCTGGAGTGGCCTGGCCGACAGCGTGCGCACCGGCCGGAGCGCGTTCGAGTCGGTGCACGGGATGTCGGTGTGGGACTGGTACGCCGAGCACCCCGATGAGCACAGCGTGTTCGCCGCGACCATGCGCCAGGCCACCGAGATCAGTGCCCGAGCCATCGCGGGGGTGTATCCGTGGCCGGACGGCGCGGTGGTGTGTGACGTGGCCGGCGGCATCGGGACGCTGCTGTCGGTCATCGTGTCCGAGTCCGGCGCAAACCTGCGCGGGATTCTGGTCGACAGCGCGGCCATGGTCAGCGAGGCGCAACGCGTACTCACCGAGCGCGGCGTTGCCGGCCGGGTCGAGCGGGTCGCGGGCGATATCTTCCGCGCCGTTCCCGCCACCGCGGATGTCTACCTGCTCAAGGATGTGCTGCACGACTGGGACGACCAACGCTGCGCGGAGATCCTCGCCACGGTCGCTGCGAGCATGCCGCGGGGCAGCAAGCTGGTGGTGATCGAGTATCTGCAGCCGCGCAATCGCCCCAACCCGTTTTCACCGCTTCTCGACCTGCACACCTTGACCCAACGGGACGGCGGACGCCTGCGCTCGTCGGACGAACTGTCGGAATTGCTCACCAGCGCCGGCCTGCGCCCCACCGGACGCACGTTCTCGGTGGTGCCGCACGACCTCGTCGAGGCGGAAAAGATCTGA
- a CDS encoding CIA30 family protein, whose amino-acid sequence MRRPLAQGFGPRQMRRALTGVAVAAVAILAVSCGAAERPDVVLLDFDDPGAAAGWTTVNDPVMGGVSTSSVTVGDGGLVFSGTVSLQNNGGFASARGPQDPGLGARAAGATSLRVHARGDGKTYLVKVGIDGQPWSYIQRFRTEAGIPRVYELPIAGFEPVGMRLTPAPDAPRALDPALIDEVALYILDKQQGPFEITVSSIDAVA is encoded by the coding sequence ATGAGACGTCCCCTGGCCCAGGGGTTCGGCCCCCGGCAAATGCGGCGCGCCCTCACCGGCGTCGCGGTCGCCGCCGTGGCGATCCTGGCCGTGTCGTGCGGGGCCGCCGAACGCCCCGACGTGGTCCTGCTCGACTTCGACGATCCCGGCGCGGCGGCCGGCTGGACGACCGTCAACGACCCGGTCATGGGCGGCGTGTCCACCTCGAGCGTGACCGTCGGCGACGGTGGTCTCGTGTTCTCGGGCACCGTCTCACTGCAGAACAACGGCGGGTTCGCCTCGGCCCGCGGCCCGCAAGATCCCGGCCTCGGCGCCCGGGCGGCAGGTGCGACATCGCTGCGGGTGCACGCGCGCGGTGATGGCAAGACCTACCTGGTGAAGGTGGGCATCGACGGGCAGCCGTGGTCCTACATTCAGCGGTTCCGTACCGAGGCCGGTATCCCGCGGGTCTACGAACTGCCCATTGCGGGTTTCGAACCGGTCGGTATGCGCCTCACACCTGCGCCCGATGCTCCGCGAGCGTTAGACCCCGCGCTCATCGACGAAGTGGCGTTGTACATTCTGGACAAACAGCAGGGCCCCTTCGAAATCACCGTCAGCTCGATCGATGCCGTTGCCTGA
- a CDS encoding DUF3887 domain-containing protein, giving the protein MSGSFMAVAQQLHRKLGGILAAPVLRSEDEPLESVRAARDIQSGAEALMAAAVRQAREGGRTWQEIGDVLGVSRQAAFQKYGKVIDPRTGEIMNTTPLPEAIELARAVIDDHAHGRWADIAARFDDTMRAGLTEEGLAEAWAYLAGMAGAYESHGDTEAVRAGDFTITNTPLRFEAGDFVARITFRDDRSIAGLYILNPEVAGLVDGPAAD; this is encoded by the coding sequence ATGTCCGGCTCATTCATGGCGGTCGCCCAACAGCTGCACCGCAAGCTGGGCGGCATCCTCGCCGCTCCCGTTCTGCGGAGTGAGGACGAGCCGCTGGAATCCGTGCGCGCAGCGCGCGATATTCAAAGCGGGGCCGAGGCGTTGATGGCCGCAGCAGTTCGGCAGGCTCGTGAGGGCGGCCGGACATGGCAGGAGATTGGAGATGTGCTCGGTGTTTCGCGTCAGGCTGCGTTTCAGAAATATGGCAAGGTCATCGATCCCCGTACCGGAGAGATCATGAATACCACTCCACTGCCGGAAGCCATCGAGTTGGCCCGAGCGGTCATCGACGACCATGCTCACGGCCGGTGGGCCGACATTGCCGCACGCTTCGACGACACGATGCGCGCGGGGCTCACCGAAGAGGGGCTTGCCGAAGCCTGGGCATATCTGGCAGGGATGGCAGGGGCCTACGAAAGTCACGGTGACACCGAGGCCGTGCGCGCCGGCGATTTCACCATCACCAACACGCCGCTGCGCTTCGAGGCGGGCGACTTCGTCGCTCGGATCACCTTCCGCGACGACCGATCAATCGCCGGACTCTACATCCTCAATCCCGAGGTGGCCGGCTTAGTGGATGGTCCAGCCGCCGACTGA
- the pip gene encoding prolyl aminopeptidase: MATAEPRRRGLLDVGDGNKLYWESRGNPLGQTVLLVHGGPGSGRSRTAHKAFDPNLFHVVSFDQRGCGDSVPSAADPSTDMSVNTTEHLLADMEALRDHLGVRRWLLHGGSWASTLILAYAQRHPQFVDGIILIGVTMTRAREIDWLYRGLRLLLPDEWERFHNGLPEPLRNGDPVQGYWQLMNDPDPQVVENAARDWCAWEDAVIAHETHGAPGQYSARVGAERMAFVRICTHYFAHLAWLGEDELLRGAPALAGIPGILIHGRLDLSAPLLTAWELARAWPDAELVVVEDSGHTGSSTMHAALTDAIARFAGTALPTSNRPGTGTPRWS; the protein is encoded by the coding sequence ATGGCCACAGCAGAGCCGCGCCGCCGAGGTCTGCTCGACGTCGGTGACGGCAACAAGCTGTATTGGGAGTCCCGGGGTAACCCGCTGGGGCAAACCGTCTTGCTGGTGCACGGCGGCCCGGGCAGCGGTCGGTCCCGCACCGCCCATAAAGCGTTCGACCCGAACCTTTTTCACGTCGTCTCGTTCGATCAACGCGGATGCGGGGACAGCGTCCCCAGCGCCGCCGATCCGAGTACAGACATGTCCGTCAACACCACCGAGCATCTGCTGGCCGATATGGAAGCCTTACGCGACCACCTGGGGGTGCGGCGCTGGCTGCTGCATGGGGGATCGTGGGCGTCCACGTTGATCCTCGCCTACGCGCAACGCCATCCCCAGTTTGTCGATGGAATCATCCTGATCGGGGTCACGATGACCCGAGCGCGTGAGATCGATTGGCTCTATCGAGGTTTGCGATTACTCCTCCCTGACGAGTGGGAGCGCTTCCACAACGGTCTTCCCGAACCGCTGCGCAACGGCGACCCCGTTCAGGGCTATTGGCAGCTCATGAACGATCCAGACCCGCAGGTGGTCGAGAATGCCGCGCGTGACTGGTGCGCCTGGGAGGACGCCGTGATCGCCCACGAGACCCATGGCGCGCCAGGACAGTACAGTGCCAGGGTCGGTGCGGAGCGTATGGCATTCGTCCGGATCTGCACGCATTACTTCGCTCACCTTGCCTGGCTAGGCGAGGACGAACTACTGCGCGGCGCACCCGCGCTTGCCGGTATTCCCGGCATCCTCATCCACGGCCGGCTCGATCTCTCGGCTCCGTTGCTGACCGCGTGGGAGCTCGCCCGGGCCTGGCCCGACGCGGAACTCGTCGTAGTGGAGGACTCCGGACACACCGGCAGCTCGACCATGCACGCGGCGCTCACCGACGCGATCGCGCGTTTTGCCGGCACTGCCCTGCCGACCTCAAATCGCCCCGGAACGGGCACGCCGCGGTGGTCGTAG
- a CDS encoding LysR substrate-binding domain-containing protein, which produces MSTFLMREPLDLLLRPDHHLADNESIALQDLAHCPWISVQIGRMADDVMRSLAAISGVQPRIVQRINDFRVVEELVLSGVGIALLPRYAPTVRELIRRRIDGVNVARRVEAITRTGTATRPTITAMLDILARVAGRSTGAADPPQLRPPRRARSGAI; this is translated from the coding sequence ATGTCGACATTCCTGATGCGCGAGCCACTGGACCTCCTGCTGCGCCCGGATCACCATCTGGCCGACAACGAGTCCATCGCGTTGCAGGACCTCGCGCATTGTCCGTGGATCAGTGTCCAGATCGGGCGTATGGCCGACGATGTGATGCGCTCCCTCGCCGCCATCTCCGGGGTTCAGCCACGGATAGTGCAGCGCATCAACGACTTTCGCGTCGTGGAAGAACTCGTGTTGTCGGGGGTCGGCATCGCCCTACTCCCCCGCTATGCCCCCACGGTTCGTGAACTCATCCGCAGACGCATCGACGGCGTCAACGTCGCACGCCGTGTCGAAGCCATCACCCGCACCGGTACCGCGACTCGACCCACGATCACCGCCATGCTCGACATCCTGGCCCGGGTCGCGGGTAGATCGACCGGTGCGGCTGATCCCCCGCAGCTACGACCACCGCGGCGTGCCCGTTCCGGGGCGATTTGA
- a CDS encoding LysR family transcriptional regulator: MDVERLRLLRHFAEHGTVHATAEALSLTPSAVSQQLKRLQREAGVELLEPVGRRVRLTEAGKALVARADDILAALERAHAEMEGFRTTPRGVVRVAMVPSAAAMLLPGVIAEASDIGVEVIAHDIDHSADRSPELLGEHDIVIIDRDERDAS; encoded by the coding sequence ATGGATGTGGAGCGCCTGCGCCTACTGCGCCACTTCGCCGAACACGGCACCGTGCACGCCACCGCCGAGGCGCTGTCCTTGACGCCGTCCGCGGTATCCCAACAGCTCAAGCGACTTCAACGGGAGGCCGGCGTCGAATTGCTCGAGCCCGTAGGTCGACGCGTGCGCCTCACCGAAGCCGGCAAGGCACTCGTGGCGCGCGCCGATGACATCCTCGCCGCCTTGGAGCGCGCGCATGCCGAAATGGAAGGCTTCCGGACCACGCCGCGGGGCGTCGTGCGGGTGGCGATGGTGCCATCTGCGGCGGCGATGCTTCTTCCCGGCGTCATTGCCGAGGCGTCCGATATCGGGGTCGAGGTGATCGCCCACGATATCGACCACTCCGCCGACCGGAGCCCCGAGCTCCTCGGCGAGCACGACATCGTGATCATCGACCGCGATGAACGCGACGCTTCGTGA
- a CDS encoding PLD nuclease N-terminal domain-containing protein: MFDTVPAEPDDDAGVIAVEEVVVCAAALLWTWAIGDVMAVDHQPLRPGEKAAWIAAVMLLPAAGALMWLLVGRPATHTEEAPATHPVSPRPDVHRK; this comes from the coding sequence TTGTTCGACACCGTTCCGGCGGAGCCGGACGATGATGCGGGAGTCATTGCGGTGGAAGAAGTTGTGGTCTGCGCGGCGGCGCTGCTGTGGACATGGGCAATCGGCGACGTGATGGCAGTTGATCACCAGCCACTGCGCCCGGGGGAGAAGGCGGCATGGATCGCGGCCGTCATGCTGTTGCCCGCAGCCGGGGCATTGATGTGGCTGCTGGTTGGCCGGCCCGCGACCCACACGGAAGAGGCGCCGGCCACGCATCCAGTGAGCCCCAGACCCGACGTGCACCGAAAATGA
- a CDS encoding GNAT family N-acetyltransferase, giving the protein MIEIRPATPDDATGVARAHVRSWQVGYRGLIAQEYLDALRPEDRAQRYGFDRMPLRGPYTQVAVDGDAICGHVTTGLSRDDDLRGQGEIWAIYVDPVRWGTGIGQRLLTAGCEQLRGQGVAIAGLWVLDGNVRARRFYESARWRWHGTRRTDTIGDDVVDEVRYQRTLRPTDGRP; this is encoded by the coding sequence ATGATCGAGATCAGGCCGGCGACGCCGGACGATGCCACGGGCGTCGCGCGGGCGCATGTGCGGTCCTGGCAGGTTGGCTATCGGGGACTCATCGCGCAGGAATATCTCGATGCCCTGCGCCCGGAAGATCGTGCCCAGCGCTACGGTTTCGACCGGATGCCGCTGCGCGGTCCGTACACACAGGTGGCGGTGGACGGTGATGCGATCTGCGGGCACGTCACCACCGGTCTGAGCCGAGACGACGACCTGCGCGGCCAGGGTGAGATCTGGGCGATCTACGTCGACCCGGTGCGGTGGGGAACCGGCATCGGGCAGCGGCTACTGACCGCCGGTTGCGAGCAGCTTCGCGGCCAAGGCGTTGCCATCGCCGGTCTTTGGGTGCTCGACGGCAACGTCCGGGCCCGGCGCTTCTACGAATCGGCGAGATGGCGGTGGCACGGGACGCGGCGGACCGACACCATTGGCGACGATGTGGTGGACGAAGTCCGCTATCAGCGCACGCTGCGCCCGACCGACGGCCGCCCCTGA
- a CDS encoding MFS transporter produces the protein MTAANGAPATDEIQAVQRRTLRVLVGAQIFSGAGLAAGITVGALLAQEMLGSTGLAGLPSALFTIGSAAAAAGVGRLSQRFGRRIGLAAGYATGTVGSIGIVAAAVADNVPLLFIALFIYGAGTATNLQARYAGADLAHRERRARAISTVLVATTVGAVIGPNLVGTLGELADTIGVPRLAGPFLLAAVAYGAAGIVIWILLRPDPLQLAASLPEPQPAMDGDAPAPVSTWNRAVLAGTAVMIITQLVMVAIMTMTPVYMQHHHHELAAAGLVISIHVAAMFLPAPISGYLVDRYGTAVTAALAALTLIGAGVLASVAPAHSVAALAAALALLGFGWSLGLVAGTTVITTSTPVTTRAKTQGTVDLFIAVAGAVGGLLSGLIVARTSYPTLAILGAVTAATLVPILLLGRRTSPPTAGMASEAGE, from the coding sequence GTGACCGCGGCCAACGGCGCACCCGCCACCGACGAGATTCAGGCTGTGCAGCGACGCACTCTGCGGGTGCTCGTCGGTGCTCAGATATTCAGCGGCGCCGGACTTGCTGCCGGCATCACCGTCGGTGCCCTGCTGGCCCAGGAGATGCTCGGCTCCACGGGGTTGGCCGGTCTGCCCAGCGCGCTGTTCACCATCGGTTCGGCGGCCGCCGCCGCCGGCGTCGGACGGCTCTCACAGCGCTTCGGGCGACGCATCGGCCTGGCCGCCGGATACGCCACCGGCACCGTGGGCAGCATCGGCATCGTCGCCGCTGCCGTCGCCGACAACGTGCCCCTGCTGTTCATCGCGCTGTTCATCTACGGTGCCGGCACCGCAACCAACCTGCAGGCCCGCTACGCCGGTGCCGACCTCGCCCACCGCGAGCGTCGTGCCCGCGCCATCAGCACCGTCCTGGTCGCCACCACCGTGGGAGCGGTCATCGGTCCCAATCTCGTGGGCACCCTCGGCGAGCTCGCCGACACCATAGGTGTTCCCCGCCTCGCGGGGCCATTCCTGCTCGCCGCAGTTGCGTACGGGGCGGCCGGGATCGTCATCTGGATCCTGTTGCGCCCCGACCCTTTACAACTCGCCGCCAGCCTGCCCGAGCCGCAGCCAGCGATGGACGGCGACGCACCGGCCCCCGTCTCGACGTGGAACCGTGCCGTACTCGCGGGGACGGCGGTCATGATCATCACTCAACTGGTGATGGTTGCCATCATGACCATGACACCGGTCTATATGCAGCATCACCACCACGAACTCGCCGCGGCGGGACTGGTCATCTCCATCCATGTCGCGGCCATGTTCCTGCCCGCACCCATCTCCGGATATCTGGTCGACCGTTACGGCACTGCTGTCACCGCCGCGTTGGCCGCACTCACCCTCATCGGTGCGGGGGTGCTGGCGAGTGTCGCACCCGCGCACTCCGTGGCCGCGCTCGCGGCTGCCCTCGCCCTGCTCGGCTTCGGATGGAGCCTTGGCCTGGTGGCCGGTACCACCGTCATCACCACCTCCACCCCGGTGACCACACGCGCCAAAACCCAAGGCACCGTTGACCTGTTCATCGCCGTGGCAGGTGCGGTCGGTGGGCTACTGTCCGGACTGATCGTCGCGCGCACCAGCTATCCCACGCTGGCGATTCTCGGCGCGGTCACCGCCGCCACCCTGGTGCCGATCCTGCTGCTGGGACGTAGGACATCACCGCCGACGGCGGGAATGGCCTCGGAGGCCGGTGAGTGA
- a CDS encoding MFS transporter codes for MPSTERSRNAGLTGRGVQLGLRENWVQFAFLVIVNICVGALVGLERTTVPLIGTEVFGLTNDLAVFAFIMAFGVTKALTNLAAGALTGRFTRKQLLLTGWALGIPVPFMLAWAPSWWWIIAANVLLGLNQGLTWSMTVNMKIDLVGPERRGLATGLNEAAGYVAVGATALLTGFLATSYGLRPVPELIGVVFVVAGLGLSLVVRDTAAHLALELSRHPAPNPAERTGFWAISARTSWRDRSLRGASQAGLVNNLNDGLTWGVFPLLFTEHGLGLAAVGLIKGLYPLLWGLGQIPTGHLADRVGRKPLIVAGMLVQALAFVVALGLLQSPLLAGIASAILLGIGTAMVYPALIASISDHAHPTWRANALGTYRFWRDIGYAAGALVAGIIADVLNLEATIVAAAVLTAGSGLLAAYWITENRTGSSGAHPATKTTLQ; via the coding sequence ATGCCATCCACCGAGCGGTCGCGCAACGCCGGCCTGACCGGTCGCGGCGTGCAGCTCGGGCTACGGGAAAACTGGGTGCAGTTCGCGTTCCTGGTCATCGTCAACATCTGCGTCGGCGCACTGGTCGGACTGGAACGCACCACCGTGCCCTTGATCGGTACCGAGGTGTTCGGGCTGACAAACGATCTCGCGGTGTTCGCGTTCATCATGGCCTTCGGCGTCACCAAGGCCCTGACCAATCTCGCCGCCGGGGCCCTGACCGGACGCTTCACCCGCAAACAACTCCTGCTGACCGGGTGGGCGCTCGGCATACCGGTGCCGTTCATGTTGGCCTGGGCCCCGTCCTGGTGGTGGATCATCGCCGCCAACGTCCTGCTCGGCCTCAACCAGGGCCTCACCTGGTCGATGACCGTCAACATGAAGATCGATCTGGTCGGTCCCGAGCGCCGCGGTCTGGCGACCGGCCTCAACGAGGCCGCCGGTTACGTCGCCGTCGGCGCCACCGCCTTGCTCACCGGATTCCTAGCCACTTCCTACGGACTGCGGCCGGTGCCCGAACTGATCGGCGTGGTGTTCGTCGTTGCCGGGCTCGGGCTGTCGCTGGTCGTGCGCGATACCGCCGCCCACCTCGCGCTGGAGCTCTCCCGCCATCCCGCGCCGAACCCGGCAGAGCGAACCGGGTTTTGGGCAATATCCGCCCGCACGTCGTGGCGCGACCGCAGCCTGCGGGGCGCCAGTCAGGCGGGCCTGGTGAACAACCTCAATGACGGACTCACCTGGGGTGTGTTTCCGCTGCTGTTCACCGAACACGGGCTGGGCCTGGCCGCAGTCGGTCTCATCAAGGGGCTTTATCCACTGCTGTGGGGACTCGGGCAGATCCCGACCGGCCACCTTGCCGACCGCGTCGGCCGCAAACCGCTCATCGTCGCCGGCATGCTCGTCCAAGCGCTCGCCTTCGTCGTCGCCCTGGGCCTGCTGCAGTCGCCGCTACTGGCCGGCATCGCCTCGGCGATCCTGCTCGGCATCGGTACCGCCATGGTCTACCCCGCACTGATCGCATCCATCTCCGATCACGCTCACCCCACCTGGCGAGCCAACGCGCTCGGCACGTACCGGTTCTGGCGCGATATCGGCTATGCGGCCGGCGCATTGGTGGCCGGCATCATCGCCGACGTGCTGAACCTCGAAGCCACCATCGTCGCCGCCGCCGTCCTGACCGCCGGTTCCGGTCTGCTCGCCGCGTACTGGATCACCGAGAACCGCACCGGCTCATCCGGTGCCCACCCCGCGACGAAAACGACCCTCCAGTGA
- a CDS encoding ArsR/SmtB family transcription factor has protein sequence MERSPDKTRLYEAFAASGKALSNASRLELLDLLAQGERTVDALAKGAGLNVTTASAHLQTLKAAGFVATRRDGVRIFYRLAGEDVAQLFALFRKVAERHQAEVPAARDAYLLGDGHPVDALDRAELAARSASGAVVVLDVRPREEHAAGHIPGSVSIPIDELADRIDELPTDREVVVYCRGEYCSFAYDAVRLLSSAGRRAIRLSDGMLEWRLADQPVAFGDQ, from the coding sequence GTGGAGAGATCGCCGGACAAGACGCGGCTGTATGAGGCGTTCGCAGCCAGCGGAAAAGCCCTGTCCAACGCCAGTCGGCTGGAATTGTTGGATCTGCTCGCTCAGGGCGAGCGCACCGTCGATGCGCTGGCCAAGGGGGCCGGTCTGAACGTGACGACGGCCTCGGCGCATCTGCAGACCCTCAAGGCGGCCGGGTTCGTCGCGACCCGACGCGACGGGGTGCGGATCTTCTACCGACTCGCCGGTGAAGACGTCGCGCAGCTCTTCGCGTTGTTCCGTAAGGTCGCCGAGCGCCATCAGGCCGAAGTTCCCGCCGCCCGCGATGCGTACCTGCTCGGCGATGGGCACCCGGTCGACGCGTTGGACCGAGCCGAACTGGCCGCGCGGTCGGCGAGCGGCGCAGTAGTGGTCCTCGATGTCCGCCCACGCGAGGAACACGCCGCCGGGCACATCCCAGGGTCGGTGTCGATTCCGATCGACGAACTCGCCGATCGCATCGACGAGTTGCCCACCGACCGTGAGGTCGTCGTGTACTGCCGCGGCGAATACTGTTCCTTCGCTTATGACGCCGTGCGGCTACTGAGCAGCGCGGGCCGTCGTGCCATCCGGCTCAGCGACGGCATGCTCGAATGGCGCTTGGCCGACCAGCCGGTGGCATTCGGCGACCAGTGA